One Nocardia iowensis DNA window includes the following coding sequences:
- the hisS gene encoding histidine--tRNA ligase translates to MTKTSSFSAPKGVPDYVPPGSAEFVAVRDGLIRAARLAGYGHIELPVFEDTGLFARGVGESTDVVSKEMYTFPDRGDRSVTLRPEGTAGVMRAVIEHGLDRGQLPVKLVYNGPFFRYERPQAGRYRQLQQVGIEAIGVDDPALDAEVIAIADAGFRGLGLEGFRLELTSLGDETCRPQYRELLQEFLFGLPLDEETKRRAQLNPLRVLDDKRPEVRALTADAPLMIDHLSESAKTHFEQVLGHLDALGVPYVVNPRMVRGLDYYTKTTFEFVHDGLGAQSGIGGGGRYDGLMAQLGGQPLSGIGFGLGVDRTVLALQAEGKTAGDPARCEVFAVPLGDAAKQRLVVLAARLRAAGISVDLAYGGRGVKGAMKAADRSGAKFTLVLGDRDLTEDTIGLKDMATGEQRQIPIEETVIAIREALDVSFGGPGS, encoded by the coding sequence GTGACCAAGACCAGCAGCTTCTCCGCCCCGAAGGGGGTACCGGACTACGTCCCGCCCGGTTCGGCCGAATTCGTCGCGGTGCGCGACGGCCTGATCCGCGCGGCCCGGCTGGCCGGATACGGACATATCGAGCTGCCGGTCTTCGAGGACACCGGGTTGTTCGCCCGTGGCGTCGGCGAGTCGACCGATGTGGTCAGCAAGGAGATGTACACCTTTCCCGATCGCGGCGATCGCAGCGTGACGCTGCGCCCCGAGGGAACCGCGGGCGTGATGCGGGCGGTGATCGAGCACGGGCTCGATCGCGGGCAGCTTCCGGTGAAGTTGGTCTACAACGGCCCGTTCTTCCGTTACGAGCGGCCACAGGCCGGTCGCTACCGGCAGCTGCAGCAGGTCGGCATCGAGGCGATCGGCGTGGACGATCCCGCGCTGGACGCCGAGGTGATCGCGATCGCCGACGCGGGCTTTCGCGGGCTCGGGCTAGAGGGTTTCCGGCTCGAGCTCACCTCGCTCGGCGACGAGACCTGCCGTCCGCAGTATCGGGAACTGTTGCAGGAGTTCCTGTTCGGGCTGCCGCTCGACGAGGAGACCAAGCGGCGCGCGCAGCTGAACCCGTTGCGAGTGCTCGATGACAAACGCCCCGAGGTGCGCGCGCTGACCGCCGACGCGCCGCTGATGATCGACCACCTCTCCGAATCCGCCAAGACGCACTTCGAGCAGGTGCTCGGGCACCTGGACGCGCTCGGCGTGCCGTACGTGGTGAACCCGCGGATGGTGCGCGGGCTCGACTACTACACCAAGACCACCTTCGAGTTCGTGCACGACGGGCTCGGCGCGCAGTCCGGTATCGGCGGCGGCGGTCGCTACGACGGCCTGATGGCCCAGCTCGGCGGACAGCCGTTGTCCGGCATCGGATTCGGGCTCGGCGTCGACCGCACCGTGCTCGCGTTGCAGGCCGAAGGCAAGACGGCGGGCGACCCCGCGCGCTGCGAGGTCTTCGCGGTGCCGCTGGGCGATGCCGCGAAGCAGCGGCTGGTCGTACTGGCCGCGCGGCTGCGGGCGGCGGGGATCAGCGTCGACCTGGCCTACGGCGGGCGTGGCGTCAAGGGCGCGATGAAGGCGGCCGACCGGTCCGGCGCGAAATTCACTCTCGTGCTCGGCGATCGCGACCTCACCGAGGACACCATCGGGCTGAAGGACATGGCGACCGGGGAGCAGCGGCAGATTCCGATCGAGGAGACAGTTATCGCGATCCGGGAGGCGTTGGACGTGTCGTTCGGTGGTCCGGGCAGCTGA
- a CDS encoding peptidylprolyl isomerase has protein sequence MPSNEQRRAAAKRKLERQLANRAERARRRKQLTIAGSVLGVVVVVAAVTGVYFLTRSDDDSTTDAKDATQSSAPAAAPPPAPVAKPALVNCVYKDSEKPADKPVTKPAKAEGIPTTGNDAKVSVSMETNQGPIGLTLNNAEAPCTVNSFVSLASQNFFDGTSCHRMTASEGLKVLQCGDPTASGMGGPGYAFDNEYPTDQLDPNDPMAAQQPVAYKRGVLAMANAGPGTNGSQFFIVYGDSQLPPNYTIFGTVDENTMGTLDKIAKAGQDDSNGPGDGKPTQPVNIESVRID, from the coding sequence GTGCCGAGCAACGAACAGCGGCGAGCAGCGGCGAAACGCAAGTTGGAGCGCCAGCTCGCCAACCGGGCCGAGCGCGCACGCAGGCGCAAGCAACTCACGATCGCCGGGTCGGTGCTCGGGGTCGTCGTCGTGGTCGCGGCGGTAACCGGGGTGTACTTCCTGACCCGCAGCGACGACGACAGCACCACCGACGCCAAGGACGCGACCCAGTCCAGCGCACCCGCGGCCGCACCGCCGCCCGCGCCGGTGGCCAAGCCCGCGCTGGTCAACTGCGTCTACAAGGACAGCGAGAAGCCCGCGGACAAGCCGGTGACCAAGCCCGCGAAGGCCGAGGGCATCCCGACCACCGGCAATGACGCGAAGGTCAGCGTCAGCATGGAAACCAATCAGGGCCCCATCGGCTTGACGTTGAACAATGCCGAAGCGCCGTGCACGGTGAACAGTTTCGTCAGCCTGGCCTCGCAGAATTTCTTCGACGGCACCAGCTGCCACCGGATGACCGCGAGCGAGGGCCTGAAGGTGCTGCAGTGCGGTGACCCGACCGCCAGTGGCATGGGCGGACCGGGCTACGCCTTCGACAACGAATACCCGACCGATCAGCTCGACCCGAACGATCCGATGGCCGCTCAGCAGCCGGTCGCGTACAAGCGCGGCGTGCTCGCCATGGCCAACGCGGGACCAGGCACCAACGGTAGCCAGTTCTTCATCGTCTACGGCGATTCGCAGTTGCCGCCGAACTACACCATCTTCGGCACCGTAGACGAGAACACCATGGGCACCTTGGACAAGATCGCCAAGGCCGGCCAGGACGACTCCAACGGCCCCGGCGACGGCAAGCCGACCCAGCCGGTGAACATCGAATCGGTCCGCATCGACTGA
- a CDS encoding DUF4913 domain-containing protein yields MTEQQQQPMIYASVVEFVENYLSLVYRRQVTDLSDTVWCPEWWQHAEAIARLDAMWRAWEHFRLDGATGLSVWFLDHADPHMAKLFDPKGPFKYCSVRNGHKDMLSPLPLKSPQHGMFGDPTIGDFRNLA; encoded by the coding sequence GTGACCGAGCAGCAGCAACAGCCGATGATCTACGCGAGCGTGGTGGAGTTCGTCGAGAACTATCTGAGCCTGGTGTACCGGCGGCAGGTCACCGATCTCAGTGACACGGTGTGGTGCCCGGAGTGGTGGCAGCACGCCGAGGCGATCGCCCGGCTGGACGCGATGTGGCGGGCCTGGGAGCACTTCCGGCTCGACGGGGCAACGGGATTGAGCGTATGGTTCCTCGACCACGCGGACCCGCACATGGCCAAGCTGTTCGATCCCAAGGGCCCGTTCAAGTACTGCAGTGTGCGCAACGGGCACAAGGACATGCTCAGCCCGCTGCCGCTGAAGTCGCCGCAGCACGGGATGTTCGGTGACCCGACCATCGGCGACTTCCGGAATCTGGCCTGA
- a CDS encoding type IV secretory system conjugative DNA transfer family protein: MAKKPVKDPAAIGPDATLIMLGVGLALLGTLWVSLHLGNMFAVTPQSIPINPIAIVADLVRGKLQWPRASTVILLLVVGLVLAWVLLRSRLKKRKSVGVLPVDQKADFMGQGSDIAHLTAKGVREKAEQLGVRLGSEDVPGVPIGVGIADGQMLYGSYEDLHLDIWGPRQGKSTSRVIPAILTAIGPVLATSNKRDVVDATRDVREAKGSPTFVFDPQGVAGEEPRWFWDPLSWVDAGREGCEMRAARLAGHFADGDDGSDAKTDAFFDPEAEDLLAGLFLAAAVGSRPIVQVWEWVTNPQDTEPIELLRAARHHYTASGLSSQYNTDARTRSGIFGTAKKMIRCLKLSNVHPWITRGGDRREFDELEFIERNGTLYSLSLEGRGSAAPLVSALTEAVIDVAMRKASQSRGGRLAIPLLAVLDEAANVVRWKDLPKQYSHFGSRGIVVMTVLQSWAQGVRCWGEPGMNALWAAANIKVLGSGVDDTAFLRERSEAIGDYEVVSASVSESKGSKSYSRSLGSSKTFSVQALAQLPRGRVIVFPSGAPPVLVRTIPWWEGEYAAEVTKSISHHDPQRKTEIGDLMPGTPSLVKGTQPPEHGKIQEVRPL; encoded by the coding sequence ATGGCGAAGAAGCCGGTGAAGGATCCGGCCGCGATCGGGCCGGACGCGACCCTGATCATGCTCGGCGTGGGTCTCGCGCTCCTCGGAACCCTGTGGGTGTCCTTGCATCTGGGCAACATGTTCGCGGTGACGCCGCAGTCGATTCCGATCAACCCGATCGCCATCGTCGCGGATCTGGTCCGGGGCAAGCTGCAGTGGCCGCGCGCCTCGACGGTGATCCTGCTGCTCGTGGTCGGGCTGGTGCTGGCCTGGGTGCTGCTGCGCAGTCGGCTGAAGAAGCGCAAGTCGGTCGGCGTGCTGCCGGTCGACCAGAAGGCCGATTTCATGGGACAGGGTAGTGACATCGCCCATCTCACCGCGAAGGGCGTGCGGGAGAAGGCCGAACAGCTCGGGGTGCGGCTCGGTAGCGAGGACGTGCCCGGCGTACCGATCGGCGTCGGGATCGCCGACGGCCAAATGCTGTACGGCTCCTACGAAGACCTGCACCTGGACATCTGGGGTCCGCGTCAAGGCAAATCGACCTCCCGGGTGATCCCGGCGATCCTCACCGCCATCGGGCCGGTGCTGGCCACCTCGAACAAGCGCGACGTGGTCGACGCGACCCGAGATGTGCGGGAGGCCAAGGGAAGTCCCACCTTCGTCTTCGACCCACAGGGTGTCGCGGGCGAGGAGCCCAGGTGGTTCTGGGACCCGCTGTCCTGGGTGGACGCGGGCCGCGAGGGCTGCGAGATGCGCGCGGCGCGACTGGCCGGGCACTTCGCCGACGGCGACGACGGCTCCGACGCCAAGACCGACGCCTTCTTCGACCCGGAGGCCGAGGATCTGCTGGCCGGGCTGTTCCTCGCCGCGGCCGTCGGCAGCAGGCCGATCGTGCAGGTGTGGGAATGGGTGACCAACCCGCAGGACACCGAGCCCATCGAGCTGCTGCGCGCGGCCCGCCACCACTACACGGCCTCCGGCCTTTCGTCGCAGTACAACACCGACGCCCGCACGCGCAGCGGCATTTTCGGCACCGCGAAGAAGATGATCCGCTGCCTCAAGCTGTCCAACGTGCACCCGTGGATCACCCGCGGCGGCGACCGCAGGGAGTTCGACGAGCTCGAGTTCATCGAACGCAATGGCACCCTGTACAGCCTCTCGCTGGAGGGCCGTGGCTCGGCCGCGCCACTGGTGAGCGCGCTCACCGAGGCCGTGATCGACGTGGCCATGCGCAAGGCTTCGCAGTCCCGTGGTGGCCGGCTGGCCATTCCGCTGCTCGCGGTGCTCGACGAGGCCGCGAACGTGGTGCGCTGGAAGGATCTGCCCAAGCAGTACAGTCACTTCGGCTCGCGCGGCATCGTGGTGATGACCGTGTTGCAGTCGTGGGCGCAGGGCGTGCGCTGCTGGGGTGAGCCCGGCATGAACGCGCTGTGGGCCGCCGCGAACATCAAGGTGCTCGGCAGCGGCGTGGACGACACCGCCTTCCTGCGCGAGCGCTCCGAGGCGATCGGCGACTACGAGGTCGTCTCGGCCTCGGTATCGGAATCCAAAGGCAGCAAGAGCTATTCGCGTTCGCTCGGGTCGTCGAAGACGTTCAGCGTGCAGGCGCTGGCCCAGTTGCCGCGTGGCCGGGTGATCGTCTTCCCGTCCGGCGCGCCGCCGGTACTGGTTCGCACGATTCCGTGGTGGGAGGGCGAGTACGCTGCCGAGGTGACGAAGTCCATCTCGCACCACGATCCGCAGCGTAAGACGGAAATCGGTGACCTGATGCCGGGCACGCCCTCGCTGGTCAAGGGCACGCAACCGCCGGAACACGGAAAGATCCAGGAGGTCAGGCCACTGTGA
- a CDS encoding peptidoglycan DD-metalloendopeptidase family protein, translating into MTGRALLWGALAVVLGLMTMVVVIVLPSVDDPCEGSSVLGTQSALPPLGGYPPGDPRANPANPSGTKADPAAAATPPGPQANPSATVAPSLAAGAGPIRRTLPLATGTFTVSDVFGARGGKHLGIDLAAADGTPIYSVSDGRVVAAGPASGFGNWVVVDSVDTNGRAYSAVYGHMWDSGVHVRVGDAVTAGQPIAQVGSAGESSGPHLHFEIVPGGRFTGGRQIDPLPWLDGAPTPDVGGAQAYSSDPRCSRGFGSAGGALAAGKVPPELEIWYRRAGSICPQITPSLLAAQGKQESGFRRGATSPAGAQGLAQFLPSTAVSVNPDDGQPYVIDADGNGSASVWDDGDAIIGQGRYMCAIANKIAQWQSEGKVHGDVTALTLAAYNAGEGAVLASGGMPNRVAAHYSETQPYVANILAMEAQYRAPGALGRFAPEEGGDGSQIVEAAHDWLGTPYVWGGGGPQGPSGGGLDGPGLTAAAVFAASAGTVTLPRTAEQQWEAGAEVPMSKIREGDLVFSSFGPRGPAQVGIYSGNGRMIQAVPGVDGRSAGGVGEVPVPGDSRARRVL; encoded by the coding sequence GTGACCGGGCGCGCGCTGCTGTGGGGGGCGCTCGCGGTGGTGCTCGGGCTGATGACCATGGTGGTGGTCATCGTGCTGCCCTCGGTCGATGACCCCTGTGAGGGTTCGTCGGTGCTCGGGACGCAGTCGGCGTTGCCACCGCTCGGCGGCTACCCGCCGGGTGATCCGCGCGCGAATCCAGCGAATCCGTCCGGCACCAAGGCCGATCCGGCCGCCGCAGCGACACCGCCTGGCCCGCAGGCGAATCCGAGCGCCACCGTGGCGCCGTCGCTGGCCGCGGGTGCCGGACCGATCCGCCGCACCCTGCCGCTGGCAACCGGCACCTTCACCGTGTCGGACGTCTTCGGTGCGCGCGGCGGCAAGCACCTCGGCATCGACCTGGCCGCCGCCGACGGCACCCCGATCTACTCGGTGTCCGACGGCCGGGTGGTAGCCGCCGGGCCCGCATCGGGTTTCGGCAACTGGGTGGTCGTCGACTCGGTCGACACCAACGGTCGCGCGTACTCCGCGGTCTACGGCCACATGTGGGACTCCGGCGTGCACGTGCGCGTCGGCGACGCGGTGACCGCGGGCCAGCCGATCGCCCAGGTCGGCTCGGCGGGCGAATCCAGCGGCCCGCACCTGCATTTCGAGATCGTGCCCGGTGGCCGATTCACCGGTGGTCGCCAGATCGACCCGCTGCCTTGGCTGGACGGCGCACCGACTCCGGATGTCGGTGGCGCGCAGGCCTATTCCAGCGATCCACGGTGCAGCCGCGGCTTCGGCAGCGCGGGCGGCGCCCTCGCCGCGGGCAAGGTGCCGCCGGAGCTGGAAATCTGGTATCGCCGTGCGGGTTCCATCTGCCCGCAGATCACCCCGTCGCTGCTCGCCGCGCAGGGCAAGCAGGAATCCGGCTTCCGTCGTGGCGCCACTTCACCCGCGGGCGCGCAGGGCCTCGCGCAGTTCCTGCCGAGCACCGCGGTCAGCGTGAATCCCGATGACGGCCAGCCCTATGTGATCGACGCCGACGGCAACGGCAGTGCGAGCGTGTGGGACGACGGCGACGCGATCATCGGCCAAGGCCGCTACATGTGCGCCATCGCGAACAAGATCGCGCAATGGCAGTCCGAGGGCAAGGTGCATGGCGATGTCACGGCGCTGACCCTGGCCGCGTACAACGCGGGCGAGGGCGCGGTGCTCGCGTCCGGCGGCATGCCGAATCGGGTGGCGGCGCACTACTCCGAGACCCAGCCGTACGTGGCGAACATTCTCGCGATGGAGGCGCAGTACCGGGCCCCCGGCGCGCTCGGCCGGTTCGCTCCGGAGGAGGGTGGCGACGGCAGTCAGATCGTCGAGGCCGCGCACGACTGGCTCGGCACGCCGTATGTGTGGGGCGGCGGCGGACCGCAGGGCCCCAGCGGCGGTGGGCTGGACGGTCCCGGCTTGACCGCCGCCGCGGTGTTCGCGGCCTCCGCGGGCACGGTGACGCTGCCGCGGACCGCCGAACAGCAGTGGGAGGCAGGTGCGGAGGTGCCGATGAGCAAGATTCGCGAGGGGGATCTGGTGTTCAGCTCGTTCGGGCCGCGCGGCCCCGCGCAGGTCGGCATCTACTCCGGCAACGGACGGATGATCCAGGCCGTGCCCGGCGTGGACGGCCGGTCCGCCGGTGGTGTCGGCGAGGTCCCGGTGCCGGGGGACAGCCGGGCGAGGAGGGTGCTGTGA
- a CDS encoding transposase, giving the protein MMPHRSYRRVSPEVRQAAVQQVIALTGKLRSESEACRVVAEQIGVHTNSVRNWVRAAEGPSLERLDASALRRKVALLQQQLAAAAEMNRTLADTLNESRRGQ; this is encoded by the coding sequence ATGATGCCGCACCGCTCCTACCGCCGAGTGTCGCCGGAGGTGCGCCAGGCCGCCGTGCAGCAGGTGATCGCGCTCACCGGCAAGCTGCGCAGCGAGTCGGAGGCGTGCCGGGTGGTCGCCGAACAGATCGGCGTGCATACGAACTCGGTGCGCAACTGGGTCCGCGCGGCCGAGGGGCCGAGCCTGGAGCGGTTGGACGCGTCCGCGCTGCGCCGCAAAGTGGCGCTGCTACAACAACAATTGGCGGCCGCGGCGGAGATGAACCGCACGCTGGCCGACACCCTCAACGAATCCCGGCGCGGCCAGTGA